The nucleotide sequence GCTTTCTACTTCGGGTTCGGTAACCGACCGTTTACGCGAAGATTGGGATTTGGTCAATGTGATGAAAGAATTGAATTTGGAAAAATACCGTTTGGCAGGTTTGACAGAAATGCAAACTACAAAAGATGGAAATCCGAAAGAAGTCATCAAAGATTGGACAAAGCGTAACGATCATCGTCATCATGCCATGGATGCTTTAACAGTAGCTTTTACTAAACGAAGTTTTATACAATATTTAAACAATTTGAATGCGCGTAGACATGATGAATATGATGGTATTTCTAATGCAAAAGACAAAACATCAATTGATACGAATAGTTTAAAAATTTCGAGTAGAGATGCTTTAGGAATCGAAGAAAAAGAAACGCATAAAATACATGATGGAAAAGGAAATTACAAGCGTGTATTTAATGAACCAATTCCAAGTTTCAGACAAGTTGCAAAACAACATTTAGAAGCTGTTTTGGTGTCGCATAAAGCTAAGAACAAAGTTGTAACGAAGAATATCAATAAAATAAAAGGAAGTGATAAAGTTCAGATTGCTTTAACTCCACGTGGACAAATGCACAAGGAAACCGTTTATGGCAAAATCAAACAATATGCATTTAAAGAAGAAAAAGTTTCAGCAAAGTTTGATGAATCAACGATTGCCTTGGTTTCAAATCCACAGTATCGTACACTTTTATTACAACGTTTAGTCGAAAATGGAAATGATTCTAAAAAAGCTTTTACAGGTAAAAATGCGTTGTCAAAAAATCCAATTTTACTAAAAGATGGAACAGAATTACCTGAAAAAGTAAAATTGATGTGGTTGGAAGATGATTATACGATTCGAAAAGATATTGGACCAGATTTGAAAATTGATAAAGTGATTGATGAAGGTGTAAAACGAATCCTACAAACTCGATTAAATGAATTTAAAGGCGATGCTAAAAAAGCTTTTTCAGATTTAGAGCAAAATCCAATTTGGTTAAATGAAGAAAAGGGAATTGCAATAAAACGAGTAACTATTTCAGGGGTCAAAAATGCAGAAACTTTGCATTATAAAAAAGACCATTTAGGAAAAGTGATTTTAGATAATAATGGAAAGAAAATTCCGGTTGATTTTGTAAGTACTGGGAATAATCATCACGTAGCCATTTATGAAGACGAAAAAGGTAATTTACAAGAAAAAGTTGTTTCGTTTTATGAAGCTGTTGTTCGTGTAAATGAGGATTTGCCTATTGTAGATAAATTGTATAATCAACATTTAGGTTGGACGTTTAAGTTTACAATGAAACAAAATGAAATGTTCATTTTTCCTTCAGAAGATTTTAATCCAAATGAAATTGACTTGTTAGATAGAAAAAATCAAGCTTTGATTAGTAAACATTTGTTTAGGGTGCAGAAATTCGGATCTCTACTTTCGGGTTTTTGGTTTAGACATCATTTAGAAACAACTGTTGATGTGAATAACAGTTTAAAAGGAGTTACTTATAAGGTTATTCAAAGTGCTAATAATTTGAGAGATTTAATAAAAGTCCGCACAAATCATTTAGGAGAAATTATACAAGTTGGGGAATATTAAATTACTAGGTTATGCTAAAACGTACCATTTACATCGGCAATCCGGCATATTTAAAGCTGAAAGACTTACAACTTCAAATTATTGATCCCGAAACAAAAGAAGTAAAAGGATCAGTACCCGTAGAAGATTTAGGTTTTTTGGTGTTGGATCATCCGCAAATAACCCTTTCGCATCCGGTAATTCTGTTGTTGCAACAGCAAAATGTAGCAATTATCAGCTGCGACGAAAGTCATTTGCCTTTGGGGTTGATGTTGCCAATGAGTGGACATGTTGAGCATAGTGAGCGATTGAAAAATCAAATAAACGTTTCGGAACCATTGCGAAAACAATTGTGGAAACAAACGGTTGAAGCTAAGATTTTTCAACAAAAAGAAGTATTGCGGAAATTCAATATCGAACATTCATCATTATTAAAATATATGAACGAAGTAAAATCGGGCGACAGCACCAATATGGAAGGTATCGCCGCACAACATTATTGGAAACATTTGTTTGACGATTTTACCCGGGAACGTAAAGGAGATGCACCCAATAATTTTTTAAATTTTGGATACGCCGTTTTACGAAGTATGGTTGCCCGTGCGTTGGTTTGTAGCGGTTTGCACCCTACAATAGGCATTTTTCATCGGAACAAATACAATGCGTATTGCTTGGCAGACGATATTATGGAACCTTACCGTCCGTATGTGGATACGTTGGTGGTAGAATGGATGCAAAAATCCGAGGCTTATCATGTATTAGACAAGCAAGCCAAAGCCTATTTATTGCAATTGGCAACAAAAGATGTGTACATAAACGGATTGCAACGCCCGTTAATGACGGCTTTAAGCATTA is from Flavobacterium dauae and encodes:
- the cas1 gene encoding type II CRISPR-associated endonuclease Cas1, producing MLKRTIYIGNPAYLKLKDLQLQIIDPETKEVKGSVPVEDLGFLVLDHPQITLSHPVILLLQQQNVAIISCDESHLPLGLMLPMSGHVEHSERLKNQINVSEPLRKQLWKQTVEAKIFQQKEVLRKFNIEHSSLLKYMNEVKSGDSTNMEGIAAQHYWKHLFDDFTRERKGDAPNNFLNFGYAVLRSMVARALVCSGLHPTIGIFHRNKYNAYCLADDIMEPYRPYVDTLVVEWMQKSEAYHVLDKQAKAYLLQLATKDVYINGLQRPLMTALSITTSSLCKCFTGESRIIHYPMM